A genomic stretch from Effusibacillus pohliae DSM 22757 includes:
- a CDS encoding VanW family protein produces MQDATVSYPDLDFRFTNNSDSPIRIEAALQGKKVVCTILKLNPASD; encoded by the coding sequence TTGCAGGATGCGACCGTCAGCTATCCGGACCTGGATTTTCGGTTCACCAATAACAGCGATTCTCCCATTCGAATCGAGGCCGCCTTGCAGGGCAAAAAAGTGGTCTGCACGATTCTGAAGCTGAATCCGGCCTCCGATTGA
- a CDS encoding acyl-CoA thioesterase gives MEVTLEIVVRSTEIDVNGHVNNAKYLEYLEWGREEWFERHDLHYDRLLAMGVQTVTVNININYRKECRQGDVLQIKTRPQKLGRTSFVFQQEICKQNGDLAADAAVTIVTIDTESRKSRPVPEEIARLFHD, from the coding sequence ATGGAAGTTACGCTCGAAATCGTCGTCCGTTCCACCGAGATCGATGTGAACGGTCATGTGAACAACGCGAAGTATCTCGAATATCTCGAGTGGGGACGGGAAGAATGGTTTGAACGGCACGATTTGCACTATGACCGTCTGCTTGCGATGGGAGTGCAGACCGTTACCGTGAACATCAATATCAACTACCGGAAAGAATGCCGGCAAGGGGATGTGTTGCAGATCAAAACCCGGCCGCAGAAACTGGGCCGCACCAGCTTCGTGTTTCAGCAGGAAATTTGCAAACAAAACGGGGATTTGGCGGCCGATGCAGCGGTCACCATCGTGACGATCGATACAGAGTCCCGCAAAAGCCGACCGGTGCCGGAGGAGATCGCCCGGCTGTTTCACGACTGA
- the yedE gene encoding selenium metabolism membrane protein YedE/FdhT — MREELVGHFKTIWDNTFVRIWNPTVAAVFVGLLSAFYFGLTGTVWAVTGEFTRIGGHVLILLGVDTSGWSYLTLIKFNPQQAPWERTDGWIVFGMLFGALISTLFANNFKIRVPMQKRRLVQGFVGGLLAGFGARLAMGCNLAAFFTGIPQFSLHSWLFMLGTLIGSYFGVKIALHPLMLGKPDLRTGGRGPVRPPAKKRRSVQPLLGAGILLLYTGICCYFFLMNQWKLGIAAIFGGLFGLAIDRGQICFTSAFRDLWVSGRSVMARALAVGILVATLATAVFHFTGLKPISWWASPGALVGGLLFGVGIVIAGGCETGWMYRVVGGQVQFLVVGIGNIVGASLLAWGWDHLNLYNTFQNGWPKINLLQQWGWAGAIGGTVLLLVAWYLFSLLWGAKVRCDLQAKGKAADMEVKIGREVTFP, encoded by the coding sequence GTGAGGGAAGAGTTGGTCGGACATTTCAAAACCATCTGGGACAACACGTTCGTCCGGATCTGGAATCCGACTGTGGCCGCCGTTTTTGTGGGGCTTTTGAGCGCATTTTATTTCGGCTTGACAGGAACCGTTTGGGCGGTCACCGGCGAATTTACGCGGATAGGTGGGCATGTGTTGATCCTGTTGGGCGTCGACACTTCCGGTTGGTCGTATCTGACGCTGATCAAATTCAATCCGCAGCAGGCACCGTGGGAACGGACAGACGGATGGATCGTGTTTGGCATGTTGTTTGGCGCCTTGATCAGCACGCTGTTTGCCAACAATTTCAAAATTCGGGTGCCGATGCAAAAACGCCGGCTTGTCCAGGGATTTGTCGGCGGCCTGCTGGCCGGGTTTGGCGCACGGCTGGCGATGGGCTGCAACCTGGCAGCATTTTTTACGGGAATCCCGCAGTTTTCGCTGCATTCTTGGCTGTTTATGCTGGGGACGCTGATCGGCAGCTATTTCGGCGTAAAAATCGCCCTGCACCCGTTGATGCTAGGGAAACCCGACTTGCGGACGGGTGGGCGGGGGCCGGTTCGTCCGCCTGCGAAAAAACGGCGTTCGGTGCAACCGCTGCTGGGAGCAGGAATTCTCCTGCTGTATACCGGAATCTGCTGCTACTTTTTCCTGATGAACCAGTGGAAACTCGGCATCGCTGCGATCTTCGGCGGGCTGTTCGGGTTGGCGATCGACCGCGGCCAAATCTGCTTTACATCGGCCTTTCGCGACTTGTGGGTGAGCGGCCGGTCGGTGATGGCGCGGGCGCTGGCGGTCGGGATTCTGGTGGCAACGCTCGCGACGGCGGTGTTTCATTTTACAGGCTTGAAACCGATCTCCTGGTGGGCAAGTCCTGGCGCGCTCGTCGGAGGCCTGTTGTTCGGTGTCGGCATCGTGATCGCCGGCGGTTGTGAAACCGGCTGGATGTACCGGGTGGTCGGCGGGCAGGTGCAATTTTTGGTGGTCGGCATCGGCAATATCGTCGGGGCAAGCCTGCTGGCGTGGGGGTGGGATCATCTGAATCTGTACAACACGTTCCAAAACGGCTGGCCGAAAATCAACCTGCTGCAGCAATGGGGATGGGCAGGCGCGATCGGCGGCACCGTGCTGTTGCTGGTAGCCTGGTACCTATTCTCCCTGCTGTGGGGGGCGAAAGTCCGCTGCGATCTGCAGGCGAAAGGTAAAGCGGCCGATATGGAAGTGAAAATCGGGCGGGAGGTGACCTTTCCATGA
- a CDS encoding sulfurtransferase TusA family protein, whose product MYALEALSAMKSGEILEVITDCPQSFASLPEEVVAHGHRLVVQPIKEGPMMRFYVRAK is encoded by the coding sequence GTGTATGCGCTGGAAGCGCTGTCCGCAATGAAGTCGGGGGAAATCCTGGAAGTGATCACAGATTGTCCGCAGTCGTTTGCAAGCCTGCCGGAAGAGGTGGTGGCCCACGGGCATCGACTGGTGGTGCAACCGATCAAGGAAGGTCCGATGATGCGGTTTTACGTACGGGCGAAATAG
- the leuD gene encoding 3-isopropylmalate dehydratase small subunit, with the protein MQPFVKHTGIVAPLDRVNVDTDAIIPKQFLKRIERTGFGQFLFYDWRFDETGNPRPDFELNQPRYQGASILLTQQNFGCGSSREHAPWALLDYGFRAIIAPSFADIFFNNCFKNGILPIRLPQSQVDELFARTAAHEGYRLTIDLEHQKITDERGFSAGFEVDPYRRELLLKGLDDIGITLQYEDKIRAYEERLA; encoded by the coding sequence ATGCAACCTTTTGTCAAACATACTGGCATCGTCGCACCGTTGGACCGGGTGAATGTGGACACGGACGCGATCATCCCGAAACAATTTTTGAAGCGGATCGAGCGGACCGGGTTCGGCCAGTTTCTGTTCTACGATTGGCGGTTTGATGAAACCGGCAATCCGCGACCCGATTTTGAACTGAACCAGCCGCGCTATCAAGGCGCTTCCATCCTGCTCACGCAGCAAAACTTCGGCTGTGGATCGTCACGGGAACACGCGCCCTGGGCGCTGCTCGATTACGGATTCCGGGCGATCATCGCCCCGTCGTTTGCCGATATTTTCTTCAACAACTGTTTTAAAAACGGGATTCTGCCGATCCGCCTGCCGCAATCGCAAGTGGATGAGCTGTTTGCCCGCACCGCGGCCCACGAAGGGTATCGGTTGACGATCGATCTGGAACATCAAAAGATCACGGACGAGCGCGGATTTTCCGCCGGATTCGAAGTCGACCCGTATCGCCGGGAGCTGCTGCTGAAAGGGTTGGACGACATCGGAATCACCCTGCAATACGAAGACAAAATTCGGGCATACGAAGAGCGGCTGGCGTAA
- the leuC gene encoding 3-isopropylmalate dehydratase large subunit yields MTAPRTLFEKIWDAHVIHAEAGKPSLLYIDLHLVHEVTSPQAFEGLRLAGRRVRRPERTFAVMDHNVPTTDRSLPVEDPISRQQMDTLARNCEEFGIRLADLHSPDQGIVHVIGPELGLTQPGMTIVCGDSHTSTHGAFGALAFGIGTSEVEHVLATQCLWQTKPKTMEVRVNGKLPFGVTAKDLILGMIAKYGTDFGTGYVIEYTGEAIRSLSMEERMTVCNMSIEAGARAGLIAPDETTYSYLRGRRYAPQGEEFERAVAKWNQLRTDEGATYDAVVEFDAASLVPQVTWGTSPGMGADITGHVPDPADFATPAERKAAEAALAYMGLTPGTPMTEIKIDRVFIGSCTNSRIEDLRLAAKVVQGKKVAPHVQAMVVPGSYRVKEQAEREGLDRIFKKAGFEWREPGCSMCLAMNPDVLQPGERCASTSNRNFEGRQGRGGRTHLVSPPMAAAAAIAGHFVDVRNWE; encoded by the coding sequence ATGACCGCGCCACGCACGTTATTTGAAAAGATTTGGGATGCGCATGTGATTCATGCGGAAGCGGGAAAACCGAGTTTATTGTATATCGACCTGCATCTGGTGCACGAAGTCACTTCGCCGCAGGCGTTCGAAGGCCTGCGCCTGGCGGGACGCAGGGTGCGGCGGCCGGAGCGCACATTTGCCGTGATGGACCATAACGTCCCGACCACCGATCGCAGTTTGCCGGTCGAGGATCCGATTTCCAGACAGCAGATGGACACGCTCGCGAGAAACTGCGAAGAGTTCGGGATCCGATTGGCCGATCTGCACAGCCCCGACCAGGGAATCGTGCATGTGATCGGGCCTGAACTGGGGCTGACCCAGCCGGGCATGACGATCGTTTGCGGCGACAGCCATACGTCGACACACGGCGCGTTCGGCGCGTTGGCGTTCGGTATCGGCACGAGCGAAGTCGAGCATGTGCTCGCCACCCAATGTCTGTGGCAGACGAAACCGAAAACGATGGAAGTCCGCGTCAACGGCAAGCTGCCGTTTGGCGTCACGGCGAAAGATTTGATCCTCGGGATGATCGCCAAATACGGGACCGATTTTGGCACCGGCTACGTGATCGAATACACCGGGGAAGCGATTCGCTCCCTGTCGATGGAAGAGCGGATGACCGTGTGCAACATGTCGATCGAAGCAGGGGCCCGGGCGGGCCTGATCGCCCCGGATGAGACCACCTACTCCTATCTGCGCGGCCGCCGTTACGCGCCGCAAGGCGAGGAGTTTGAACGCGCGGTTGCAAAATGGAATCAACTGCGGACAGACGAAGGGGCAACCTACGACGCGGTTGTGGAATTTGACGCAGCGAGCCTTGTCCCGCAAGTCACATGGGGCACCAGTCCCGGCATGGGTGCGGACATCACGGGTCACGTGCCGGATCCGGCCGATTTTGCCACCCCGGCGGAACGAAAAGCGGCAGAAGCGGCACTCGCTTACATGGGGCTGACGCCCGGCACCCCGATGACCGAAATCAAAATCGACCGTGTGTTCATCGGTTCTTGCACCAACAGCCGGATCGAAGACCTGCGTCTGGCTGCAAAAGTCGTCCAAGGCAAAAAAGTCGCTCCGCACGTACAGGCGATGGTCGTTCCCGGCTCGTACCGCGTGAAGGAACAGGCGGAACGGGAAGGATTGGACCGGATTTTCAAGAAAGCCGGATTTGAATGGAGAGAACCGGGATGCAGCATGTGCCTGGCGATGAATCCGGATGTGCTGCAACCGGGAGAGCGGTGCGCGTCGACCTCCAACCGCAACTTTGAAGGGCGGCAGGGCCGCGGCGGACGCACGCATCTCGTGTCCCCGCCGATGGCGGCTGCGGCTGCGATCGCCGGACATTTTGTCGACGTACGAAACTGGGAATAG
- a CDS encoding DMT family transporter produces the protein MEKYKAWLLLVLCNLFWAGNYVFGKYVVADVTPLWITFSRWLMALVALLPIAHFFEKPDWRQAAKAWLPLLSMGILGVIGYNLLLYSALVYTSATNAALMNALNPGVIVLFSVFLLRERISGFQAGGFVISLIGVLVILTKGHLAQILQTRFNFGDLLMIAAVVVWTVYSIIGKRLSGVPPITATAVSTLWATVAMAPFALAHPVAASHISRLAVIGILYMVIFPSIGSFVFWNVAVRMIGVSEAGIFLNLIPVFTALLGLLLGEPISWAQIVGGLLVFVGVYLTTGMLERKIAANTGAKSKLNAGGE, from the coding sequence TTGGAAAAGTATAAAGCCTGGCTGTTGCTGGTGTTGTGCAATCTGTTTTGGGCGGGCAATTACGTGTTTGGAAAGTATGTGGTGGCGGACGTGACGCCGCTTTGGATCACGTTTTCCCGTTGGCTGATGGCGCTGGTTGCGCTGCTGCCAATCGCCCATTTTTTCGAGAAACCGGACTGGCGACAAGCGGCAAAAGCCTGGCTGCCGCTGCTCAGTATGGGAATCCTTGGCGTTATTGGCTATAATTTGCTGCTCTACTCGGCACTTGTGTATACATCGGCCACCAATGCGGCTTTGATGAACGCGTTAAATCCCGGGGTGATCGTGCTGTTTTCGGTATTTTTGCTGCGGGAGCGGATTTCCGGATTCCAGGCGGGCGGCTTTGTCATTTCGCTGATCGGCGTGCTGGTGATTCTGACCAAGGGACATCTCGCACAAATCCTGCAAACCCGATTTAATTTTGGGGATTTGCTGATGATCGCAGCGGTGGTCGTCTGGACGGTGTATTCGATCATCGGCAAACGGCTGTCCGGAGTTCCGCCGATCACCGCTACAGCGGTATCCACTTTGTGGGCAACTGTTGCAATGGCGCCGTTTGCGCTGGCGCACCCGGTCGCTGCAAGCCACATCAGCCGGCTGGCGGTCATCGGGATTCTGTATATGGTGATTTTTCCGTCGATCGGCTCGTTTGTGTTCTGGAACGTGGCGGTGCGGATGATCGGTGTCAGCGAAGCGGGCATTTTTTTAAATCTGATTCCGGTGTTTACGGCGCTGCTCGGCCTGCTGCTCGGTGAACCGATCAGCTGGGCGCAAATCGTCGGCGGACTGCTGGTGTTTGTCGGCGTGTATCTGACCACCGGCATGCTGGAACGAAAAATCGCCGCCAATACGGGGGCGAAAAGCAAACTGAACGCGGGAGGCGAATGA
- a CDS encoding LysR family transcriptional regulator, translating to MEIRQMQYVIKVAEERSFSRAAEKLHISQPSLSQQILKIEQQLGVKLFDRTANPLELTYAGERFVATAARILDLTEQLRREMEDVADFKKGRLVIGSLPITGAHVLPAALPIFQQRFPGIEVVLVEGTTSELEELTAKGKTDFTLLTLPLQDPALQYEPILTERILLAVPPQHPLARRTRDPQGVGVRLPELRDEPFILLKRGQGFRQIVLELCGKAGFEPRIAFESSNIETVQSLVAAGMGIAFVPEMVARSGWASGKPVYLSPTDPVPTRTLVVAYREGNYLSRAAIAFIGLLKEVFAARQQG from the coding sequence ATGGAAATTCGCCAGATGCAGTATGTGATCAAGGTGGCGGAAGAACGCAGTTTTTCCCGGGCGGCCGAAAAATTGCACATCTCGCAACCGTCGCTCAGCCAGCAAATCCTGAAGATCGAGCAGCAGTTGGGCGTCAAGCTGTTCGACCGGACCGCCAACCCGTTGGAACTGACGTATGCGGGGGAGCGGTTTGTCGCAACGGCTGCGCGAATCCTCGATCTGACCGAGCAATTACGGCGCGAGATGGAGGATGTGGCCGATTTTAAAAAAGGCCGGCTGGTAATCGGCAGTCTGCCGATTACAGGGGCGCATGTGCTGCCAGCAGCGCTGCCCATTTTTCAACAGCGGTTTCCCGGCATCGAGGTGGTGTTGGTGGAAGGTACCACATCCGAACTGGAGGAACTGACGGCGAAAGGGAAGACCGACTTCACGCTGCTCACCTTGCCGCTGCAGGATCCGGCTTTGCAGTATGAGCCGATTTTAACGGAGCGAATCCTGTTGGCAGTGCCGCCGCAGCATCCGCTTGCCAGGCGGACGAGGGATCCGCAGGGAGTGGGCGTTCGCTTGCCGGAATTGCGGGACGAGCCGTTTATCCTGCTGAAGCGGGGACAGGGGTTTCGCCAAATTGTACTGGAACTGTGCGGAAAGGCCGGATTCGAACCGCGCATCGCGTTTGAAAGCAGCAACATTGAGACCGTTCAGTCGCTTGTGGCGGCCGGCATGGGGATTGCGTTCGTGCCGGAGATGGTGGCGCGGTCCGGTTGGGCATCCGGCAAGCCGGTCTATCTGTCGCCGACCGACCCTGTACCGACGCGCACCCTGGTGGTCGCATACCGGGAGGGCAATTATTTGTCGAGAGCGGCGATTGCGTTTATCGGCCTGCTGAAAGAGGTGTTTGCGGCACGACAGCAGGGTTGA
- a CDS encoding helix-turn-helix domain-containing protein yields MEPIHLRIAKNLQRIRKNRGLSLDKTAELTGVSKAMLGQIERGESNPTVTTLWKIATGLNVSFSCFIEEEASPVTVVSLDRIEPLAEEAGAYKVYPLFPFDRAKRFEIFTVLLEPGCSHRSEAHQPGVEEYVIVAEGELQLDIDEQTYTVGPGNAIRFPADRPHVYRNRTESRTRIQVLIYYP; encoded by the coding sequence ATGGAACCGATCCATCTGCGAATTGCCAAAAATCTGCAGCGAATCCGCAAAAACAGGGGGCTGAGCCTCGACAAGACAGCCGAACTGACCGGTGTCAGCAAAGCGATGCTGGGGCAGATCGAACGCGGGGAATCCAATCCGACCGTCACCACCTTATGGAAAATCGCAACCGGGTTAAACGTTTCTTTTTCCTGTTTCATTGAAGAAGAAGCGTCCCCCGTAACGGTCGTTTCGCTCGACCGGATCGAACCGCTGGCGGAAGAAGCCGGTGCCTACAAAGTCTATCCGCTGTTTCCGTTTGACCGGGCGAAGCGGTTTGAAATTTTTACAGTACTGCTGGAGCCGGGCTGCAGTCATCGGTCGGAAGCTCATCAACCGGGTGTCGAAGAATATGTGATTGTTGCCGAGGGCGAGTTGCAACTGGACATCGACGAACAGACGTACACGGTCGGGCCTGGCAACGCGATCCGGTTCCCCGCCGACCGGCCGCACGTTTATCGCAACCGAACCGAGTCCCGTACCCGGATTCAAGTGTTGATCTACTATCCGTGA
- a CDS encoding AzlC family ABC transporter permease: protein MSMEGAASQAGERLTFRDGAKAGIPVAIGYIPIAVTFGLLAKSAGIPDSIGVLMSLLVFAGASQFVGVNLLAVGVSHWEIVLTTLILNLRHFLMTASLSRRIAPGTSKKWMALLSYGVTDETFSVASFRREQNLSPSFVLGLNLIAFLAWNAGTWIGLFLGAGLPQSLQASMGIALYAMFIGLLAPSLKKSRPMLVIALLAAAIHSCLKWVPLFKGLSAGWGIMIATVLAATVGAMLFPEEASA, encoded by the coding sequence ATGTCTATGGAGGGAGCGGCAAGCCAGGCAGGCGAGCGGTTAACGTTCCGGGACGGGGCAAAAGCGGGGATTCCGGTCGCCATAGGCTACATACCGATTGCCGTTACGTTCGGTTTGCTGGCAAAATCGGCCGGGATTCCGGATTCCATCGGCGTGCTGATGTCCTTGTTGGTGTTTGCAGGCGCCAGCCAGTTTGTGGGAGTCAACCTGTTGGCGGTCGGTGTGTCACACTGGGAAATTGTGTTGACCACCTTAATTTTGAACTTGCGCCACTTTCTCATGACCGCGTCTCTTTCCCGCCGGATCGCGCCGGGGACGTCGAAAAAATGGATGGCGCTTCTGTCCTACGGCGTTACGGATGAGACGTTCAGCGTAGCCTCGTTCCGTCGGGAACAAAACCTTAGCCCCTCTTTTGTCCTCGGATTGAACCTGATCGCTTTCCTGGCATGGAATGCGGGTACATGGATCGGTCTGTTTTTGGGCGCCGGGTTGCCACAGTCGTTGCAGGCAAGCATGGGGATTGCGCTGTATGCGATGTTTATCGGATTGTTGGCTCCTTCCCTGAAAAAATCGCGCCCGATGCTGGTGATTGCCTTGTTGGCGGCGGCGATTCACAGCTGCTTGAAGTGGGTTCCTCTCTTCAAGGGATTGTCCGCCGGCTGGGGGATCATGATCGCCACTGTTCTGGCGGCAACCGTTGGAGCCATGTTGTTTCCGGAGGAGGCGAGCGCATGA
- a CDS encoding AzlD domain-containing protein, whose amino-acid sequence MIDSLWLLVLGMGAVTYIPRMLPMVTLENIQLPPFWNRFLRFVPFAALSALIFPGILSSTGNMKSALAGGVIAVLLALLRVNLVLIVLGGILAAFFCM is encoded by the coding sequence ATGATCGATTCGCTTTGGCTGCTGGTGCTGGGCATGGGAGCGGTTACCTACATTCCGCGCATGCTGCCGATGGTCACATTAGAAAATATCCAGTTGCCGCCGTTTTGGAACCGATTTTTACGGTTTGTTCCGTTTGCTGCTTTGAGTGCGTTGATCTTTCCGGGGATTTTGTCGTCCACCGGCAATATGAAATCGGCGCTGGCCGGCGGAGTGATCGCGGTTCTTCTGGCACTATTGCGCGTGAATCTGGTGCTGATTGTGCTGGGGGGCATTTTGGCCGCTTTTTTTTGTATGTAG
- a CDS encoding S8 family serine peptidase: MKRKLTAASLTALLAVGALAGTGFSAAPSNNTTPASNASVGKTYMVAFQKELPANYDSIIADAGGKVLRALPELGGLEVASSNPSFLDNLKGVAEIQAANVEMVHRLDYKKNDPTAADGQPVTDIPQPDQIDSYWKYQWDIQRITNNGASYSLETGGAKNADGTVTHKAVVGIIDSGIDPNHPDLKGNLLGGANFVPAGVDDTEKGDPNDILDRDGHGTHVAGSIAGNGKVKGVGPELGIRVYRVFPKDAGAPTAWIVDAIVQAANDRVDVINMSLGGFDSHKYFYQGNKYSDVADILLWKRAIQYAIQHNVTVVAAAGNDSLNLDDKKAVTAYMNATYGYLGLQFKGPTTEVPGQIPGVITVSSSIEWSTDKIAFYSNYGKSTITVAGPGGDNGPVFDATRDLMKRDFHYRTLSTWPTYLPSYFTSNLKSYALLHGTSMASPKVAGIAGVIKAAHPELTPPQVAALISQTANDYGKPGKDELFGAGEANAYNALTGTKK, translated from the coding sequence ATGAAACGAAAATTGACGGCTGCATCGTTGACAGCCCTGTTGGCCGTCGGTGCACTTGCCGGGACCGGATTCTCGGCCGCTCCATCGAACAACACCACTCCGGCTTCCAACGCTTCCGTCGGCAAAACGTATATGGTGGCTTTTCAGAAAGAGCTGCCGGCAAACTATGACTCTATCATAGCCGATGCCGGCGGAAAAGTCCTGCGTGCCCTGCCCGAACTGGGCGGTCTGGAAGTCGCTTCAAGCAACCCGTCGTTCCTCGACAATCTGAAAGGCGTTGCCGAAATCCAGGCGGCAAATGTCGAAATGGTGCATCGCCTTGACTACAAAAAGAATGATCCGACTGCGGCGGACGGCCAACCAGTCACCGACATCCCGCAACCCGACCAAATCGACAGTTATTGGAAGTACCAATGGGACATCCAAAGAATCACCAACAACGGGGCTTCCTACAGCCTGGAAACGGGAGGCGCCAAAAACGCTGACGGAACCGTGACGCACAAAGCGGTTGTCGGCATCATCGACTCCGGTATCGATCCCAACCATCCGGATCTGAAGGGCAACCTGCTGGGAGGGGCCAATTTTGTGCCGGCGGGCGTCGATGATACGGAAAAAGGCGACCCCAACGACATCCTGGACCGCGACGGACACGGAACCCATGTCGCCGGTTCGATCGCCGGCAACGGCAAGGTAAAAGGAGTAGGTCCGGAGCTCGGAATCCGTGTGTATCGAGTATTCCCGAAAGATGCGGGAGCACCGACTGCCTGGATTGTAGATGCGATCGTGCAGGCTGCCAATGATCGAGTCGACGTCATCAACATGTCGCTTGGCGGATTCGATTCACACAAATACTTCTACCAAGGCAACAAATACAGTGATGTAGCCGACATACTGCTTTGGAAGCGGGCCATCCAATATGCCATCCAGCATAATGTCACGGTTGTGGCGGCAGCCGGCAATGATTCGCTCAATTTGGACGACAAAAAAGCGGTAACCGCTTATATGAATGCAACATACGGATACCTTGGACTGCAATTCAAGGGCCCGACAACTGAAGTTCCCGGTCAGATTCCGGGCGTGATCACCGTATCGTCCTCCATTGAATGGTCGACCGACAAAATTGCGTTTTATTCCAACTACGGTAAAAGTACCATCACTGTGGCAGGGCCCGGAGGCGACAACGGTCCGGTGTTTGACGCGACGCGCGACTTGATGAAGCGCGACTTCCATTACCGTACGCTGAGCACCTGGCCGACCTACCTGCCTTCGTACTTCACATCGAACCTGAAAAGCTATGCGCTGCTGCACGGAACCTCGATGGCCTCGCCGAAAGTGGCCGGTATTGCGGGCGTCATCAAGGCGGCTCATCCGGAACTGACCCCGCCGCAAGTAGCCGCTCTTATCAGCCAGACGGCAAATGATTACGGCAAGCCTGGCAAGGATGAACTGTTCGGGGCCGGCGAAGCGAACGCTTACAACGCCCTCACCGGCACAAAGAAATAA
- a CDS encoding MDR family MFS transporter, with protein sequence MSRFSLRTIVNRYDTAIWVRVFGTILTTVAGFMIKPFLVLYLYNKLGGAVLLPMVILGLQSASGVLLNLWGGSLTDRYGRRPLMLIALSIEMLAMIGFMFADSVWEFALFATLNGVGMALFFPAANAQVTDVVPEEKRAEVFALLHTALNVGAAAGPLLGLAVFKYSPQLVFAISAGAFLIYTLIVWWKVPETLPVGVRDKKLRSQAPKLRFREHRKLFWLTLYALPVGMLYAQVESTFPLHLKDTFENYQSVFAWLMTINGTTVILLQMWIARYTEHLAPHKVIFASYCLFAIVAVGYGFAPAFALLVLVELAFTLGEMMNGPHIQKAVSLMAPPEMRGRYFSVFSLNWQLSRAVGPFLGGLVLTEWGGQSLFAILAGCLLAAGWAQYRLIRSLQAKQSEPVGMAVAAE encoded by the coding sequence ATGAGTCGATTTTCACTGCGAACCATCGTCAACCGGTATGATACGGCCATCTGGGTGAGGGTGTTCGGGACGATCCTGACGACGGTGGCCGGTTTTATGATCAAGCCCTTTCTCGTCCTGTACCTGTACAACAAGCTGGGCGGAGCCGTGTTGTTGCCGATGGTGATTTTGGGACTGCAGTCGGCGAGCGGTGTGCTGCTGAATCTGTGGGGAGGGAGCCTCACCGACCGGTATGGCCGGAGACCGTTGATGCTGATTGCGTTATCGATTGAAATGCTGGCGATGATCGGCTTTATGTTTGCTGATTCGGTTTGGGAATTTGCCTTGTTTGCCACGCTCAACGGGGTGGGCATGGCGTTATTCTTCCCGGCGGCCAACGCCCAGGTGACCGATGTGGTGCCGGAGGAAAAACGGGCGGAAGTGTTTGCGCTGCTGCATACGGCATTGAACGTGGGAGCTGCTGCCGGACCGTTGTTGGGGCTAGCCGTGTTTAAGTACAGCCCGCAACTTGTATTTGCCATCTCGGCCGGCGCGTTCCTGATTTATACGTTGATCGTCTGGTGGAAAGTGCCGGAAACCCTGCCTGTCGGAGTCAGGGACAAGAAGCTCCGCAGCCAGGCGCCGAAGTTGCGGTTTCGTGAGCACCGAAAGCTGTTTTGGCTGACGTTGTACGCTTTGCCGGTCGGGATGCTGTACGCACAGGTGGAATCCACGTTTCCCCTACACTTAAAGGACACGTTCGAAAATTACCAGTCGGTGTTCGCCTGGTTGATGACCATCAACGGGACAACGGTGATCCTGCTGCAGATGTGGATCGCCAGATACACGGAACATCTGGCTCCGCACAAGGTGATTTTTGCTTCCTATTGCCTGTTCGCGATCGTGGCCGTCGGCTACGGGTTTGCGCCGGCCTTCGCGCTGCTCGTGCTGGTCGAGTTGGCGTTCACGCTCGGGGAGATGATGAACGGGCCGCATATTCAAAAAGCGGTGTCGCTGATGGCGCCGCCCGAAATGCGCGGACGGTATTTTTCAGTATTTAGCTTGAATTGGCAGTTGTCCAGGGCGGTCGGGCCGTTCCTGGGCGGACTGGTGCTGACCGAATGGGGCGGACAATCGCTGTTCGCGATTCTCGCGGGTTGCCTGTTGGCGGCCGGCTGGGCGCAATACCGGCTGATCCGTAGTCTGCAGGCCAAGCAATCCGAACCTGTCGGAATGGCGGTGGCGGCCGAGTAA